A genomic region of Ignavibacteria bacterium contains the following coding sequences:
- a CDS encoding C40 family peptidase — protein MNQDIEEIIGQIKSRLAPDKRTAIFSVSYLQEGSQLILQGEVSDKLFKEKLLNELSSNPNYTIVDNIEVLPSKKLGSRIYGIVNLSVCNIRSKPDHPEELSTQALMGTPVRILKESNGWFLIQTPDDYLGWVDDDGIARYNAEEMINWLKSKKIIYTEFFGFIYSDKNFSEKISDIVAGNILKLVNSDKKTFEVELPDGRKGYINRKEAKLFDDWYNSLDFQAASIIKTAKQMMGFPYLWGGTSIKGIDCSGFMKTIFFLNGLILSRDANQQALLGSEIPFDPDFSQLKPGDLIFFGRRASETRPERITHVGLYLGDKRFIHSSGRVRLDSFDKDDPNYNEYRLNTIVRVKRILDQAEILEELKIKNNKFYREEFYK, from the coding sequence ATGAATCAAGATATTGAAGAAATTATCGGACAAATAAAGTCCAGATTAGCACCTGATAAAAGAACAGCTATTTTCAGTGTCTCTTATTTACAAGAAGGCAGTCAATTGATTCTTCAAGGTGAAGTTTCTGATAAATTATTTAAAGAAAAATTATTGAACGAACTTAGTTCCAATCCAAATTATACCATAGTAGATAATATTGAAGTTCTGCCGTCGAAAAAATTAGGTTCAAGGATCTATGGTATTGTAAATTTGAGTGTATGTAACATTAGATCGAAGCCAGACCATCCAGAAGAGCTTTCTACCCAAGCATTAATGGGAACGCCTGTTCGAATACTGAAGGAATCCAATGGCTGGTTTTTGATTCAAACACCCGATGATTACTTAGGGTGGGTTGATGATGACGGTATTGCTCGCTACAATGCGGAAGAAATGATAAACTGGCTGAAATCGAAAAAAATAATTTATACAGAATTTTTCGGCTTCATCTATTCAGACAAAAATTTTAGCGAGAAAATTAGTGATATAGTAGCTGGGAATATTTTAAAACTAGTTAATTCAGATAAAAAAACCTTTGAAGTCGAATTACCAGATGGCAGAAAAGGTTATATCAATAGAAAAGAGGCAAAGTTATTTGATGACTGGTACAATTCACTTGATTTTCAAGCTGCTTCAATTATAAAGACCGCTAAACAAATGATGGGTTTTCCTTATTTATGGGGTGGAACTTCAATTAAAGGAATTGATTGTTCTGGATTTATGAAAACGATCTTTTTCTTAAATGGACTAATTTTATCTCGTGATGCAAATCAGCAAGCTCTGCTCGGGAGTGAAATTCCGTTTGATCCTGATTTTTCTCAATTAAAACCGGGTGATTTAATATTTTTCGGAAGGAGAGCTTCGGAAACCAGACCAGAGAGAATTACTCATGTTGGATTATATCTTGGTGATAAAAGATTTATTCACAGTTCAGGTAGAGTTAGACTTGATAGTTTCGATAAAGATGACCCTAATTATAATGAATATAGATTAAATACAATTGTAAGAGTAAAAAGAATTCTTGATCAAGCAGAAATTTTAGAAGAACTTAAAATCAAGAACAATAAATTTTATAGGGAAGAATTTTACAAATGA
- a CDS encoding sodium-dependent transporter, whose translation MSEEAKKREQWGSRIGLILAVAGNAIGLGNFLRFPVQAAQNGGGAFMIPYFVAFLLLGIPLMWIEWGIGRYGGKFRHGSAPGMFDVLWNHKLAKYLGATGLFISLTIMIYYTYIESWTLGYSIFSILKMYFVSNPTFENMKGFLDAYQGIQSGHGFDSLWTAYIIMLITFSINFFVLYKGISAGIEKLAKIAMPMLFIFAIILVIRVFTLGTPDPAKPEYSVWNGFAFIWNPDFSKLNDPKIWLAAAGQIFFTLSVGMGTIHAYASYLKPKDDIALSGLSTAATNEFAEVVLGGSIAIPVAVAFFGVATTQEIAKGGAFNLGFVSMPIIFQKLPMGEIFGFLWFLLLFFAGITSSVAMGQPIIAFLEDEFGFSRKKATFSLAAFTLICVQFVVFFLKYGFLDEMDYWAGTFGLVVFALMETILFMWVFGADKAFEEINSGGDIKIPIIFKYIMKYITPLILLVIMIWWFVNDAIPILLLEDVPAEKVPYIWGARILMLVILGLILLMIHLAWKNKNLNKVEEVK comes from the coding sequence ATGAGTGAAGAAGCAAAAAAAAGAGAACAATGGGGAAGCAGAATAGGACTAATTTTAGCCGTTGCAGGGAATGCAATTGGCCTTGGAAATTTTTTGCGTTTCCCTGTTCAGGCTGCTCAAAATGGCGGCGGCGCTTTTATGATTCCATATTTTGTCGCCTTTTTATTACTTGGAATTCCATTAATGTGGATTGAATGGGGAATTGGAAGGTATGGTGGAAAGTTCAGACATGGCAGTGCCCCTGGTATGTTTGATGTACTGTGGAATCACAAACTCGCTAAATATTTAGGTGCGACTGGTTTATTTATATCTTTAACGATTATGATATACTATACTTACATTGAGTCCTGGACGCTTGGATACAGTATTTTTTCAATTTTAAAGATGTATTTCGTCAGTAATCCCACATTTGAAAATATGAAAGGATTTTTAGATGCTTATCAAGGTATTCAAAGCGGACATGGTTTTGATTCTTTGTGGACTGCTTATATAATTATGTTGATTACATTCTCCATAAATTTCTTTGTACTTTATAAAGGCATATCTGCAGGAATTGAAAAACTGGCAAAGATTGCCATGCCGATGCTCTTTATCTTTGCTATTATTTTAGTAATAAGAGTTTTTACATTGGGAACCCCTGATCCAGCGAAACCTGAGTATTCTGTATGGAATGGTTTTGCCTTCATCTGGAATCCTGATTTCAGTAAACTTAATGATCCAAAAATCTGGTTAGCTGCAGCTGGTCAAATATTTTTCACATTAAGTGTAGGAATGGGTACAATTCACGCTTATGCAAGTTATCTGAAACCAAAAGATGATATTGCATTATCAGGACTTTCAACTGCTGCTACCAATGAATTTGCTGAAGTTGTTCTTGGTGGAAGTATTGCAATTCCAGTTGCGGTTGCATTCTTTGGTGTTGCAACAACACAGGAAATTGCAAAAGGTGGAGCTTTTAACTTAGGATTTGTGTCGATGCCTATTATTTTTCAAAAACTTCCAATGGGTGAAATTTTTGGATTTCTTTGGTTTTTACTTCTATTCTTTGCTGGTATTACTTCATCGGTGGCAATGGGACAACCAATTATCGCTTTTCTTGAAGATGAGTTTGGTTTCTCAAGAAAGAAAGCCACATTTTCACTTGCCGCATTCACACTAATTTGTGTTCAGTTTGTTGTATTCTTTTTGAAATATGGATTTCTCGACGAGATGGATTATTGGGCTGGTACATTTGGTCTTGTGGTATTTGCATTGATGGAAACAATTTTATTTATGTGGGTTTTTGGTGCTGATAAAGCTTTTGAAGAAATAAATTCTGGAGGTGATATCAAAATCCCCATTATCTTCAAGTATATTATGAAGTATATTACACCATTAATTTTGCTTGTAATCATGATTTGGTGGTTTGTAAATGATGCAATCCCAATTTTATTACTTGAAGATGTTCCTGCTGAAAAAGTCCCATATATTTGGGGTGCAAGAATCTTGATGCTCGTCATCCTTGGTTTGATTTTATTAATGATTCATTTAGCATGGAAAAATAAAAATTTAAATAAAGTTGAGGAGGTAAAATGA
- a CDS encoding 6-phosphofructokinase: protein MNIGILTGGGDCPGLNAVIRAVVRKALNYGYSCQGIRNGWKGLIEGTIEPLDLNSISGILHRGGTILGTSRTNPFKVPEGEQKLRENLEKFNIDVICAIGGEDTLGVAYKLSEKGIKVVGIPKTIDNDLNATDFTFGFDTAVNIAMEAIDRLHTTAESHNRVIVVEVMGRHAGWIALYAGLAGGADVILIPERPFDLDEVANIIKKRHERGKNFSIVVVSEGAKIKTEESVDKDGSLILSSLKKDEFGHVRLGGIGNVLAEEIEKRTGFETRATILGHIQRGGSPTAYDRVLGTRFGVAAVDLIKDGKFGRMVALKGNEIVDVPLKDAVGELKLVDLKLFEVAEVFFG from the coding sequence ATGAACATTGGTATTCTAACTGGTGGTGGTGATTGCCCTGGACTTAATGCCGTTATTAGAGCTGTGGTGAGAAAAGCATTAAATTACGGTTATAGTTGTCAGGGCATTCGCAATGGATGGAAAGGTTTGATTGAAGGCACAATCGAACCTTTAGATTTAAATTCAATCAGTGGAATTCTTCATCGTGGCGGGACTATACTTGGAACTTCCAGAACTAATCCATTCAAAGTCCCTGAAGGTGAACAAAAACTTCGAGAAAATTTAGAAAAATTTAATATCGATGTAATTTGTGCAATTGGTGGAGAAGACACTTTAGGAGTTGCATACAAACTCTCCGAAAAGGGAATTAAAGTCGTCGGTATTCCAAAAACAATTGATAACGATCTGAACGCAACAGATTTTACATTCGGTTTTGATACTGCTGTCAACATTGCGATGGAAGCAATTGATCGACTCCACACAACAGCAGAAAGTCACAATAGAGTTATCGTTGTTGAAGTTATGGGTCGTCATGCTGGCTGGATTGCTTTATATGCTGGACTTGCTGGTGGTGCAGATGTGATTTTAATTCCTGAGAGACCTTTCGATCTTGATGAGGTTGCAAATATTATCAAGAAAAGACATGAAAGAGGAAAGAACTTTAGTATCGTTGTTGTTAGTGAAGGAGCTAAAATTAAAACTGAAGAATCAGTTGATAAAGATGGCTCATTGATTTTGAGTAGTTTGAAGAAAGATGAATTTGGCCATGTAAGGTTGGGTGGCATTGGTAATGTTTTAGCAGAAGAGATAGAAAAACGTACAGGTTTCGAAACAAGAGCTACAATTTTAGGTCATATCCAGAGAGGCGGAAGCCCAACTGCTTATGATCGTGTTTTGGGTACTCGATTTGGTGTTGCTGCTGTTGATTTAATTAAAGATGGCAAATTTGGTAGGATGGTTGCATTAAAAGGTAATGAAATTGTCGATGTCCCACTTAAGGATGCTGTCGGTGAATTGAAATTAGTTGATCTGAAATTGTTTGAAGTTGCAGAAGTATTTTTTGGATAA
- a CDS encoding UvrD-helicase domain-containing protein, with the protein MINLDRLNPKQKEAVTTTEGPVLVVAGAGSGKTLVLTYRIAYLISLGISPSSILALTFTNKAASEMKERIRNLVGKRADYIFMGTFHSIFARILRREAHLIGYSKDYSIYDTDDQENVIKGILKDFNISENHLSPRFIQNVISKAKNKLLFKENGFEKFFGSYNKKLSEIFEEYNRRLKNSNAMDFDDLLIKPIELFSNYPELLQEYRERFNYILVDEYQDTNVAQYYLLKMLVNDNKNICCVGDDAQSIYKWRGAEVRNILDFNKDFPETKIIRLEQNYRSTKSILAVADSVIKNNVYQIEKTLWTSNEQGEKVTVTVCFDERDEANYIAKKIVELINSKKYNPRDIAILYRTNAQSRYFEETLIKSSIPYVIVGGVEFYKRKEVKDVLAYLKLLVNPKDDESFLRVVNFPARGIGDVSIETLRTIALQREKSLFLAIPDLINSENVSDRIKKNFKAFYELIIKYQDLVNQSDFYSVIKTLIDEIGILQLFKEEGTEDSIQRYENIIQLLNSIQEFQAANSDKTLVDYLSEISLIADIDNWEDRKNAIVLMTLHSAKGLEFDVVFIVGCEEGLLPLKRDGEIEDIEEERRLFYVGCTRAKKHLFISYARNRNRFGNSYPQIHSRFIEEIDKTFVDISATPLAEIYLKKNLESRSIITDEFSQVDPFEDYEYSQISKQIKPGSIVEHDVFGKGRVVYLDGYGDYQKVIVEFNSGVRKHLMVKYAKLKVIK; encoded by the coding sequence TTGATAAATCTTGATAGATTAAATCCAAAACAAAAAGAGGCAGTAACTACAACTGAAGGTCCGGTTCTTGTCGTTGCTGGTGCTGGGAGTGGGAAAACATTAGTTTTAACTTATCGAATTGCATATTTAATTTCACTTGGTATTTCGCCTTCATCAATTCTTGCTTTAACTTTTACAAATAAAGCAGCCAGCGAGATGAAAGAACGAATTCGCAATCTCGTTGGCAAAAGAGCTGATTACATTTTTATGGGGACTTTTCATTCAATATTTGCACGAATTCTAAGACGAGAAGCACATTTAATTGGTTATTCGAAAGATTATTCCATCTATGATACTGATGATCAAGAAAATGTAATAAAAGGTATATTAAAAGATTTTAACATTTCAGAAAATCATCTTTCACCCAGATTCATTCAAAATGTTATTTCAAAAGCAAAAAATAAATTGCTTTTCAAAGAAAATGGGTTTGAAAAATTCTTCGGTTCATATAATAAAAAGCTTTCAGAAATTTTCGAGGAATATAACAGGCGTCTTAAAAATTCAAACGCAATGGATTTTGATGATCTTCTCATTAAACCAATAGAATTGTTTTCAAATTATCCTGAACTTTTGCAAGAATACCGAGAAAGATTTAATTACATTCTTGTCGACGAATATCAGGATACAAATGTTGCTCAATATTATCTCCTGAAGATGTTAGTGAACGATAATAAAAATATATGTTGTGTCGGTGATGATGCACAGAGTATTTACAAATGGCGTGGAGCTGAGGTCAGAAATATTTTAGATTTTAATAAAGACTTCCCTGAAACCAAAATCATTCGACTTGAACAAAATTATAGATCAACCAAATCAATACTGGCTGTAGCTGATTCAGTTATCAAAAACAATGTTTATCAAATTGAAAAAACTTTATGGACAAGCAACGAGCAAGGCGAAAAAGTTACTGTGACTGTCTGTTTTGATGAAAGAGATGAAGCAAATTATATCGCAAAGAAAATTGTCGAGTTAATAAATTCAAAAAAATATAATCCTAGAGATATTGCTATACTTTATCGGACAAACGCTCAATCAAGATATTTTGAGGAAACATTAATAAAAAGTTCAATACCTTATGTCATTGTAGGTGGAGTTGAATTTTATAAAAGAAAAGAAGTTAAGGATGTTCTTGCTTATCTTAAGTTGTTAGTTAATCCAAAAGATGATGAAAGCTTTTTACGAGTTGTAAATTTCCCAGCCAGGGGAATTGGTGATGTCTCGATTGAAACATTAAGAACTATTGCTTTACAAAGAGAAAAATCTTTGTTCTTAGCTATTCCAGATTTAATTAATTCTGAAAATGTATCCGATAGAATAAAGAAAAATTTCAAAGCATTTTATGAATTAATCATAAAATATCAGGATTTAGTTAATCAATCAGATTTTTATTCAGTTATCAAAACATTAATAGATGAAATTGGCATCTTACAATTATTTAAGGAAGAGGGGACAGAAGACTCAATCCAGCGTTATGAAAACATCATTCAATTACTAAATTCAATTCAAGAATTTCAAGCTGCAAATTCAGATAAAACTTTGGTAGATTATCTTTCTGAAATATCGCTTATTGCTGATATTGATAATTGGGAAGATCGTAAAAACGCGATAGTGCTTATGACATTACATTCAGCCAAAGGACTTGAGTTCGATGTTGTGTTTATTGTTGGATGTGAAGAAGGATTACTCCCGCTTAAAAGAGATGGCGAAATTGAGGATATCGAGGAAGAGCGAAGACTTTTCTATGTCGGTTGTACTCGAGCGAAAAAACATTTATTCATTAGTTACGCAAGAAATAGAAACAGGTTTGGAAATTCCTATCCGCAAATTCATTCAAGATTTATCGAAGAAATAGATAAAACATTTGTTGACATTTCGGCTACTCCACTTGCTGAAATTTATTTGAAGAAAAATTTAGAAAGTAGAAGTATAATTACTGACGAATTTAGTCAGGTTGATCCATTTGAAGATTATGAGTATTCTCAGATTTCAAAACAAATAAAGCCTGGTTCTATCGTTGAGCATGATGTTTTTGGAAAAGGAAGAGTGGTTTATCTCGATGGATATGGTGATTATCAAAAAGTAATCGTAGAATTTAATAGTGGTGTAAGAAAGCATTTAATGGTTAAATATGCTAAACTAAAAGTAATAAAATGA
- a CDS encoding T9SS type A sorting domain-containing protein produces MAQNKYFFITILFIVLIALPVKAQQILDPANYITVDNLNDNNTANAPGTVLCDDSTYCEVAPLAGTPNETDGWWSNVGSAWYGGSHRRTPRTAGSPNGASATYYINIPVSDYYLVYHYMGFTGNATSNAYVTFKRFGEGVTADSFRYDIQSNNVTTGSTGSWKPLGIINVPAAQKGLIVTIGADTLTPAFMRVDAIRVLRSPGPGPDLEFGRRHMTAFDTTRMIEDFPQTTFKWGQYSDKKIPVWNLGDSDLVISNVTFSTNRFSCITPLPITLQPGDKAELTIRFSPKGEEATQDTMVIHSNDPYEPEAILPVRGEGINYNFIMNASSGNEPHWNAPEPTSYVETGIQAWLNSAKSNFIFPIPGGNQYSRVYTGTTDFPSATYGFQLPDTLAGKYLMEYSGPSGSPNAATNATISVVTPFIADTQRVYNFNERQVTGSVLWAKIQDNNTRVFDLNGGGVTYVKFENPGQASGNFLRTDLLRVRLLPIAPTATTSADATNRILSFGSVSIYDSIRQAEFNYQRGLQIRSNGETPLVVDSIMIIGRDSAYFVIENMPPQPLTLPAIDGVYNLTISFLPDSIRLHSATLRMWTNDTVNNRYINITLSGQGVGTNILVDDSDPTTYVSTPIVDWNPTNPTNLNQWQRISGSGTNNQRLITYIYGSQYNGTPNDPLRFIQWFPRFPSKPGHPPVEPDSFDVWAVVPAGSSTGNPVAVYEINHTQGTTIVKKNQNSTAYGGDVPSNGRIYLGRYIFLRGGQDMYGGGTIFGNIKLINDHNEVNIYYQDSVVNRALQDSFVTRADAIILQEASGQVSVIDPNVVPNTFFLSQNFPNPFNPSTIIRFGLPVAEKVTIKVYDVLGREVKTLINEELRPGYHSVEWDGTNNYGSRVSSGIYIYRMVAGKFVKTMKMMMLK; encoded by the coding sequence ATGGCTCAAAACAAATACTTTTTTATAACAATCTTATTTATTGTTTTAATCGCTTTGCCAGTAAAGGCACAGCAGATACTTGATCCAGCTAATTATATCACTGTGGATAACCTGAATGATAACAATACTGCGAATGCACCTGGAACAGTATTGTGTGATGATTCTACATATTGCGAAGTTGCGCCGCTTGCTGGAACACCGAATGAAACTGATGGATGGTGGTCAAATGTAGGAAGTGCCTGGTATGGCGGATCTCATAGACGAACACCAAGAACAGCTGGTTCGCCTAACGGAGCTTCGGCTACATATTATATTAATATTCCTGTTTCAGATTACTATCTTGTTTATCATTATATGGGATTTACTGGTAATGCAACCAGTAATGCATATGTAACTTTTAAACGATTTGGTGAAGGAGTAACTGCTGACAGTTTCCGTTACGATATCCAGAGCAATAATGTAACTACTGGTTCCACAGGAAGCTGGAAACCACTTGGAATAATTAATGTGCCGGCTGCTCAAAAAGGTTTGATTGTTACAATTGGTGCTGATACACTTACACCAGCATTTATGCGTGTTGATGCTATTAGAGTTTTAAGAAGTCCTGGTCCAGGGCCAGATCTTGAATTTGGCCGTCGTCATATGACTGCATTCGATACTACAAGAATGATTGAAGATTTTCCTCAAACAACATTTAAATGGGGACAGTATTCAGATAAAAAAATTCCAGTATGGAATTTAGGTGATTCAGATTTAGTCATTTCTAATGTAACTTTTTCCACAAATCGTTTCTCATGCATAACTCCATTACCAATAACTTTGCAACCTGGTGATAAGGCGGAATTAACTATCAGATTTTCACCTAAAGGCGAGGAAGCAACACAGGATACAATGGTAATTCATAGTAATGACCCATATGAACCTGAAGCCATTTTACCAGTTCGCGGTGAGGGTATCAACTATAATTTTATTATGAATGCCTCTTCAGGAAATGAACCACACTGGAATGCCCCTGAACCAACTTCTTATGTAGAAACTGGTATTCAAGCATGGCTTAATTCAGCGAAGTCTAATTTTATTTTCCCAATTCCAGGTGGTAACCAATATAGCCGTGTTTACACTGGAACAACCGACTTTCCATCAGCAACTTATGGTTTCCAATTACCAGATACTTTAGCTGGTAAGTATTTGATGGAATATTCTGGTCCATCAGGATCTCCAAATGCTGCTACAAATGCAACAATCTCAGTTGTCACTCCTTTCATTGCTGATACACAAAGAGTATACAACTTTAATGAAAGACAGGTCACTGGATCGGTTCTTTGGGCAAAAATTCAAGATAATAATACAAGAGTTTTTGATTTGAATGGTGGTGGTGTAACTTATGTTAAATTTGAAAATCCAGGTCAGGCCAGTGGTAATTTCTTACGAACTGATTTGTTGAGAGTAAGACTTCTCCCAATTGCACCGACAGCAACTACATCAGCAGATGCAACTAATAGAATATTAAGCTTTGGCTCAGTTTCTATCTATGACTCAATACGACAAGCTGAGTTTAATTACCAGAGAGGTTTACAAATCAGAAGCAATGGTGAAACACCTCTTGTAGTTGATTCAATTATGATCATTGGTCGTGATAGTGCTTATTTCGTAATTGAAAATATGCCTCCTCAGCCTTTAACTCTTCCTGCTATTGATGGTGTTTATAACCTGACAATCTCATTCTTACCTGATTCAATAAGACTTCATTCAGCAACCTTGAGAATGTGGACTAATGATACTGTTAATAACAGATACATCAACATTACGCTCTCCGGTCAGGGTGTTGGAACAAATATCTTAGTTGATGATTCAGATCCAACAACTTATGTAAGTACACCAATCGTTGATTGGAATCCAACAAATCCAACTAACCTCAATCAATGGCAGAGAATCTCTGGCAGCGGAACTAACAATCAAAGATTAATTACCTATATCTATGGAAGTCAATATAACGGAACTCCAAACGATCCATTAAGATTTATTCAGTGGTTCCCAAGATTTCCATCAAAACCTGGACATCCACCCGTTGAACCAGACAGCTTCGATGTTTGGGCAGTTGTTCCAGCCGGTTCAAGCACTGGAAACCCAGTTGCTGTTTATGAAATTAACCATACTCAGGGAACAACTATTGTAAAGAAGAATCAAAACTCAACTGCTTATGGTGGTGATGTTCCATCCAATGGTAGAATTTATTTAGGTCGATATATATTCTTAAGAGGTGGCCAGGATATGTATGGCGGTGGAACTATATTTGGAAATATTAAATTGATTAATGACCATAATGAAGTAAATATTTATTATCAAGATAGTGTAGTTAATCGTGCATTACAGGATAGTTTCGTAACTCGTGCAGATGCAATAATTCTCCAGGAAGCATCAGGACAGGTTAGTGTGATTGATCCGAATGTTGTTCCAAATACATTCTTCTTGAGTCAAAACTTCCCGAATCCATTCAACCCGAGTACAATAATCAGATTTGGTTTGCCGGTTGCAGAAAAAGTCACAATTAAAGTCTATGATGTTTTAGGACGAGAAGTTAAAACTTTAATAAATGAAGAATTAAGACCAGGTTATCATAGTGTTGAATGGGACGGAACAAACAATTATGGTTCAAGAGTTTCGAGTGGTATTTACATTTATCGAATGGTAGCTGGTAAGTTTGTAAAGACAATGAAAATGATGATGCTGAAATAA
- a CDS encoding family 10 glycosylhydrolase, translated as MRQLLILAILFSISLFNFLEAQRREVRAVWIATAGRLDFPTTQGVQAQRAEIQSFVDACRRANINTIVFQVSARGDAYYSSNFLPWASNLTCFSPCVDPNNLGLSPGYNPLSEMISRAKQHNIEVHAWINTFYVLNDTLPGYLNVISFPRHPAIKDSSDGKRYWKTEWFAKTSTGQMKSDGGFFFDPGNPAVRAHIANVATEIVKNYNVDGIHFDFIRYTDLGNEALLYGDASNYWFTNRTDSANGNPWNLNRNDFARLNIERLLKMVADSVKKYKPWVKIGTTTPGVYTAAAMGLNCSVWELYSQLRSDPKAWAAKGYIDYHNPQIYWNMSTCPEFTKVASWWKNNLSGRQAWMGIAAYRIGDPTFGDFNEIKNQIIYTRLIGGAGVNFFRFRSMVNSVNFLDSLAQDLFKYPANVPPMPWKDPIPPNKPTNLIVQKISSDKYRLIWNKPQVASDGEVAEYYNIFRATEPINQNNPAHLYKITATADTFFFDTITDTTQVYYYAVSALDRLDNESEISNMVSTNVEYDFANIPSTAILYQNFPNPFNGTTKISYEIFYSEKIKLEIFDLLGQKIADLINDYQTPGKYEVEFNSSLYNISSGTYFYKLTTTGRSLIKKFVLIK; from the coding sequence ATGAGACAGCTTTTAATTTTAGCAATTTTGTTCTCGATCTCACTTTTTAATTTTCTTGAAGCTCAGCGAAGAGAGGTTAGAGCAGTCTGGATTGCAACAGCTGGAAGATTAGATTTCCCCACAACACAGGGAGTTCAAGCTCAAAGGGCCGAAATTCAATCTTTTGTGGATGCCTGTAGAAGAGCCAATATTAATACAATTGTCTTTCAGGTGAGTGCACGTGGTGATGCTTATTACTCATCTAATTTTTTACCTTGGGCATCTAATTTAACTTGCTTCAGCCCTTGTGTTGATCCGAATAATTTAGGTTTGAGTCCTGGTTATAATCCTCTTTCAGAAATGATTTCAAGAGCTAAGCAGCATAATATTGAAGTTCATGCATGGATAAATACATTTTATGTTCTTAATGATACTCTGCCAGGATATCTGAATGTGATTTCATTTCCAAGACACCCGGCGATCAAAGATAGTTCTGATGGTAAAAGATACTGGAAAACAGAATGGTTCGCGAAAACTTCAACAGGTCAGATGAAAAGCGATGGCGGATTTTTCTTTGATCCTGGAAATCCAGCTGTTCGAGCCCATATCGCAAATGTTGCAACAGAAATTGTAAAAAATTACAATGTAGATGGAATTCATTTTGATTTTATTCGTTATACTGATCTAGGAAATGAAGCTCTTCTATATGGTGATGCCTCAAATTATTGGTTTACAAACAGGACTGATTCAGCAAATGGAAATCCATGGAATTTAAATCGAAATGATTTCGCTCGTTTAAATATAGAGCGTCTATTGAAAATGGTGGCTGATTCAGTAAAGAAATATAAACCATGGGTTAAAATTGGTACGACAACTCCGGGAGTATACACTGCAGCAGCAATGGGATTAAATTGTTCTGTCTGGGAGTTGTATTCTCAATTAAGATCAGATCCAAAAGCCTGGGCTGCAAAAGGTTATATTGATTATCACAATCCACAGATTTACTGGAATATGTCGACTTGTCCCGAGTTTACAAAAGTTGCAAGCTGGTGGAAAAATAATCTGAGCGGAAGACAGGCATGGATGGGGATTGCTGCATATAGAATAGGAGATCCAACATTTGGAGATTTTAATGAAATAAAAAATCAAATTATCTATACAAGATTAATTGGCGGTGCTGGCGTTAATTTCTTCAGATTTAGAAGTATGGTTAATTCAGTAAATTTTCTTGATAGTCTTGCTCAGGATCTATTCAAGTATCCTGCTAATGTTCCGCCGATGCCATGGAAAGATCCTATTCCACCCAATAAACCAACGAATTTAATAGTTCAGAAAATTTCATCTGATAAATATCGGTTAATCTGGAATAAACCTCAGGTAGCCAGTGATGGTGAAGTAGCAGAATATTATAATATTTTTAGAGCTACAGAACCAATTAACCAGAATAATCCAGCTCATCTTTATAAAATAACTGCAACTGCTGATACATTTTTCTTTGATACAATTACTGATACAACTCAAGTCTATTATTATGCCGTATCAGCACTTGATCGACTTGATAATGAGAGCGAAATTTCTAATATGGTCTCAACAAATGTTGAGTATGATTTTGCCAATATTCCAAGCACCGCTATCCTTTATCAGAACTTTCCAAATCCATTTAATGGAACTACAAAAATTAGTTATGAAATTTTCTACTCAGAGAAAATTAAACTCGAAATTTTCGATTTGCTCGGACAAAAAATCGCTGATTTAATTAATGATTATCAAACACCAGGGAAGTATGAAGTTGAATTTAATTCATCACTTTACAATATTTCGAGTGGAACATATTTTTATAAACTAACAACGACCGGTAGGTCTCTAATTAAAAAATTTGTTCTAATTAAGTAG